The genomic DNA ACCAGTAGCCGGTGGAATCGGCGCACCCCGACCAGCCCGCGGCCTTGCACAGCGAGTCACCGGTTTGGCCGGTGTTGCTGCACTTGACCGTCTCCGTGAGGAACACGCTGGTGCACGTGCCCGCCTTGCACTTGCTGTCGCTACCGCAGGCGGACAGATCGCAGTCGGGGTCGTCGCAGTCGGTCTTGAGGTCGCAGTCGTCGTCGCTGCCGTTGGTGCAGTCTTCGGTCGCTGGCGCGCAGCCTCCAGCGCCAGCGCTCGCGTCGCCCGCGTCACTCGAGGCGTCCGAGCCCGCACTGCCACCCGTGGCGGTCGTGCCGCCCGTGCCGCCCGTGCCGCCGGCGCCGTCCCCCCATGAGCCGTCCCCCAGTGTCGACCCGCCCGCGCCATCGGGGTTCTCGATGCCGGCGTCGTGGTCGTCGATCAGGCTGGGGTCGAGCTCGAGCTTGCACGCCGTCGCGAGGCCGCCGGCGACGAGACAGAGAGCAACGCCCACTCCGAGCCCGAATCGAGACACCACTCCAAATCACGATAGCAGCTCCCAGTGTGCGACGAGGCGCAACTCCGCGCTCAGCGAGATGGGCGGAATTGGCCCCCACGCCCGGCATCACGAGCCGGCGGGGCACGCTGCTTTCGGGCCGCGCCCCTCGGGCGCGATTCCCGCGGCTGGCATCCCTCTTGCTGGATTCAAGCGTGTGAGCGATCGCATCTACGAGCTCCGCGACGTCTGGAAACGCTTCGAAGAGACCCCAGTGCTCTCTGGCGTCGACCTCGTTCTGGAGCGCGGTGAGACCCTCGGGCTCATCGGACCTTCGGGCTCCGGCAAGAGCGTGCTGCTCAAGTGTATGATCGGGCTCCGCAGCATCGACTCCGGTCAGCTGCTGTTCGAGGGTGCGAGCGTCCCCGACATGAGCCCGGACGAACAGACCCGCATGCGCGGGCGCGTGGGCTTCCTGTTCCAAGCGGGCGCGCTGTTCGACTCGATGACCGTCCGAGGGAACCTCGAGTACAGCCTGCGCGAGCGGTTCTTCGACCGCATCTCCGAGCAAGAACTGCGGCAGCGGGCGGACTGGGCGCTCGAGGCGGTGGGACTCTCGCCGAGCGAGGGCGATACGATGCCGGCGGACCTCTCCGGCGGCATGCAGAAGCGCGTTGGCATCGCGCGCACGATCATCACGCGCCCGGAGGTGGTCCTGCTCGACGAGCCGACGCAGGGGCTCGACCCACCGAACGCGCACCGGATCTCGGACCTGATCGTGGATCTGAGAGCCCGGCTCGGGCTCACTGCCTTGATCGTCGCGCACGATCTCCGGACGGTATTCACGGTGTGCGATCGCGTGGCGTTCTTGGACGCCGGGCGGATCCAGCAAACCGGGGCACCGGCGGAGCTGGTGGAAAGCGACAACCCTGCCGTCCGAGACTTCGTGATCGGCCATCCTCCGGAGGAAGAGCTGGACCCGCGGGTGTCGCAGCCGCCGGAGCCGTGGACGTGACCCGACGAGCAGGGGAGCTGCGCGCCCATCGCGAACTGTTGCGCTTGGCCCTGACGCACGGGCTGCGGTGGACCGGCGACGACGCGCAGGCTTTTCGTGTTCGAATTCACTGCCCGTCGAGTTGGCGTTGGCTCGGTCCTACTCACCCATTCCCTTCGAGGCCAGCAGTTACTCCCGCGCAGCGGTCGTCCACCGTGATAGCGGCGACCTGCCGGTCATCATCGGCAGCGCGGTCGTGGGCGTCGTCGTCTTGACCGCAGTCGGCAACGCCGCACTGGCGCCGCGCGACCGCGGTCGGCGATTGCCGGCGGCCGAGTGCCGCGTTGGCGTCTTCGCCCGCGGGCGCGGAACGATAAGTTCGTGAGAGCCGGCGCTCGTCGGGAGCAATGCGGTCACGGTCGTTGGATCCAGCGCCACAAAACGTCTGGCTGAAACAGGCACATCCGTTCGCCGCGCACACACCTGCCGATCAGGGTCCAGACCTCGAGCTTGAGCGTGTCGCCACTACGCAGCCCGATGCGCCGGATTCGCCCGTGATGAACTCGAAGGTCCCAGGTCCCCGGGGCGAGCCGGAGGGCTGCGCGACCGGGAGTGCGGCCCGCGGGAATGCTGGCGCGTTTGGGCTGTCGCACGTCCTTCTGGCCGAGCCGCAGCTCGGGAATAGGTATTGCCTCGAGTAGAAGCGCGTTGACCATGGGCCGGCGAAGGTAGGCACCAAAACAGTTTTCGCTGTGGTCGTCATCGCAGCGGCGAGCGCGCCGCTCCGTATGCTCGAAGACGACCCGCGCCGTCTCGTCCGGGGACTCGAACGACGAGGGCGGACTCTGCGGGTTGCTGGGCGTGTTCGCGCCGAGTGCGAGCGTCGGGACCGAGCAGCACAACAAAAAGAGGCGCGCGCGGGAGCTCACTGAAGCGTCAACCCGGGGCCGGACGGTCGCATTCCTCGAGCTACATGACGAAACCGCGCTCTCCCGCGAGCGCGATGGCAGGGCCGCGCCCGTCGGGAGCACCAGTCAGGTGGACAGCGGTCTGGCCCGGCCATGCTAGAGAGAGGGTATGCGGCGTGTTGGCGCGTTGATTGCGGTGCTCGCAACAATTGCAGCATGTTCGGGGGAAGAGAGTGACGCCACCTGCCCGGGCAACGGCGGTACCGAGTGCGCCAAACACTGTGGGTCGGACGCCGTCGCAGAGGGATGGCACCGGTGAGCTCGCCGACTCTGCTCCAAAGCGACAGCACGCTCCGCGAGTCGCGCGGCCATCATGCTCGAGGAGCACGCTGCTAGCCTCGCACGATCGCTTTGGTTGGGCTAGACGCGCGCCAGCCCCGCGCCCTAGAGAAAGGGGCTCGCGCTGATTGCGAGCCCGTGGGCCTGCGGGTCATTCGTGGGTATCCCGAGCGCGGATTTTCGCGATGGCTTGCTTCAAGACGGCGGCATCCGCTCGGTCGCGATCGCGGAGACCTTCCTTGGTCAGCAGGAGCCCCTCGAGGCTCAGGACACGTAGCGGCACGCCCTCGAGCTCGACCTCTTCGACGTACGCCGAGAGCTCCCGCCACGAGTGGCCGCAAGCGGCGGGCAGTACGTCGACGGTGAACTCGTCGTTGACCCGGATCGCGTAGTTGCCCTCGCGTTGGAAGATGTCGGGATCGTCGGCCAGCTCCTTTGCGGCGGCGTCGGGAAGCCTCGATAAGGCAGCGACCCAGCTCGGCGTGTTGTCGGGCGCGGGATCGACGAGGATGTCGATGTCCTCTGAAAAGCGGACAAAGCCATGTGCTGCGATCGCATAGCCTCCGACGAGCGCGTAGCGCGCCTCGGCTTCGTTCAGGTACCGCGCGAGAGTCCGGAGATCGTCCCAAGTCGCTGGACGCGTGAACTCAGCCATGGCGTTGTTTGGCGGCCGCAACCATCGCCTCGACTTGCCAGCCGTCGCGGTCTCGGTTGGCGGCTTCGTGGCTCGGGTAGATGAAGAGGCCCTTTGGCGCTCGCGTCAGATACTGCGCCATCGCCGCGAGTGCCTGCCGCGTTTCCAGCGGAGGCAGTTGGTTTGCTCGCGGCGGTGTACGTTTCCCGATCACACGCAAGAACAGTTCGCCGGGCGCGTTCGAGGAGCGACGCATGGGTGCCCGGAGCGTAGCACGCCACTTGGCCGAGAGGGGATGCGTCGTCGCTCGCTCGACGCCCGCGGCGGGCGTGGCCTCCGAGACCTATAGTCGAGCGTTCCGTCCAGATCCCAGTCGACGCCGCCGAGCGTTTCCCAGCAATCCAAGCTGCCGTCCTTGTCGTGGTGCGGCCCATAGCTTCGACCCGTGCGCTTTTGCGGCAGCGAAAAAACGCTATCGCGACTGCCCAGGTCGACTCTCGCAACCCTCACTTCAGAATCGGCGGCTCGTAGATCTTCTTCGTGCCGGCGCCGCCGGGGAAGGAGTAGGTGTCGGCGCTGGCGTCAGTGCTGCCTCCCCCGGGGCGGTGCTCCCGGCGCTGACGCGCCGGTGCGCGCCGGCCTGCCCCCTCCTTGTCCGGCAAGCGCCGGCGGTGCTTCGAGTGACAGCGACGCGCGGGGCTGGGCTGCGTGGTCGCACACCGCAAGCAGCGCCGCCGGCGCTTGCGCGGACGGAGGGGGCGCGTCGGTCTGGGCTTGGCAGCGCGCGTGAGAGACCCGACGAACGTGCTCCGCTCAGTCGGGGCGGATCCCAGAGTGGGTCGAGGCGGATCAACGGGAACTGGCAAGTCACAGGCGTCCCCGACGCCGTCTCCGTCCGAGTCGGTCTGCGATGGGTTGAACACGGGGGAGCAGTTGTCCGTGCCGACGCCAACGCCGTCGCCATCCATGTCGTCAAAGAACGGTGGGCGCGGCGTCTCGTCCACCGACGTCAGCCGCACGCCGTCCAGGGCCTCGAAGCTCCCCGAAAGTTCACCTGGATGTTGGTCCAGTCGCCGTGGCTCTTGAGCTTGCTCGCAATGGCAAGATCACCGTTGATGTCCGGAGAGATGAACCCTCTCGGGGCCGTTCAGATTCCAACCGTGTACGGCGACGTTAATTTGGCGAAACACGGACAAGGAGGTGACTTCGACGGAGCGCACCTGCACACCTGCGTCCTCCCCACGTTGCCATTGGTATCGGTCGGGAAACCGGGCACCCCGATGCTTTCGTTCAGGTTCGCCTCGTCCAGGAGCAGAAGCTCGGCGCGCGAGTAGTCGAGGCGCCGCTTCGAATTCAGATCGGACTGGAGCTGTAGTTCATCACGCTCGGGTAGTTCGGCTTGTAGTTCAGGCTGTCCGCGCCCCCGTGTTCCAGGTGGAGCGTGTGGCCGAGCTCGTGCATGAAGCTCCCGGCGGGCTCGTCGAAGTACCACTTCGTGCTCACGTCAGCGACGTTTTCGCCGGGCAACGACACGACGAAGTCGTTGCCGCCAAACTCGGCGCACCCGGATCTTGTCGCCCCACCCAGCAAGCCGTGAACCCAGAGGTTGTAGCGGAATACGCTCGCCTTGGCGACCTCCCCGAAGTTAGGACTGATGCTACGGGCTCGCGACTCGAACAGTCAAGGACGCATCACGGTGAGTGTCCGCGTTGGTGAGCGATCATCCGACATCACGTTGCGTCATTTCACTTCGCTTGGTCAGTGTTGCAGGGCCTCGTGATTCCCCGCGCATGCGCGGCTGCGCGCCGCTCCTTGGCGCCCCGCGCGGGCGCTCAGCTGCACCTCGCCGCACGGCGCGCCCGTATCATTGGTGCGACCCCCTAAGTCCGTGCGCTTTTGCGCAGCGAACGGAGTGCTCTCGCAAGACTGCCCAGGTCGACTCTCGCAACCCTTCACTTCAGAATCGGCGGTTCGTAGATCTTCTTCGTGCCGGCGCCGCCGGGGAAGGAGTAGGTGTCGGCGCTGGCGTAGCCGTAGGCCATGATCTGGAAGGGTTGGTTGCCGGTGAGGCGGTGGACGCCGCCTTGAAGGGCGCAGCGGCGGGACTCGTACTGTTTGCCGTCGAGGGTGCCGGCGGGGTAGCTCTTGCACCCGGTGACCGGGCCGCCGTCGAGGGTGACCTGGGTGCCGACCTCTGCGCCGATTACCACCCAGCTCTCCTTCCAGCCTGCCATGGACAAGAACACGTACTCGGTGCGCGCTTGCTCGATGGCAGGGAAGATCGTGAACGATGGGTCGCCCTTCGGCTGCGGCTCGACGTAGCCCTCGCCGATCAGGAACTGCGCGACCACGATGGGCTCGCTGGCGGAGACCACGACGTCCTTCTGCGTCCAGGTGTCCTTCACCTCGCCGGGCTGCAGCGTGAAGGTGTCGAAGGGCGCGGGCAGGCTGGTCGTGACGACCGCGGGGGCCGCCGCGCCGACGAAGCGCAGCACGTCCGGCTCCTCCCAGTTCGTGAACTCGGCGTTCGAGCGGATCGGGCTGCGGGTGACCAGGAACTTCTTGCCGAACGACTCGACCGGCGCCAGCTGCTCCTCGAGGTGCTGGTAGCAGCAGCCGTTCGAGTTCTCATTCCAGCTCGGCGGATTCGGCGCGCCCTCGGGCAAGCCGACGCCAGACTCCTCCGTGCCGCTGAAGACCACCACGGGTTTGTTCGAATCGACGATGGTGCCGGTCATGTCCGCGCAGTAGGGCGGAGTCTGCATGGCGAGACACTCTTGCAGCGTCGAGTCGTCGCTCTCCAGGTTCAGCACGTCGAACGGTCCGAGGGT from Myxococcales bacterium includes the following:
- a CDS encoding nucleotidyl transferase AbiEii/AbiGii toxin family protein is translated as MAEFTRPATWDDLRTLARYLNEAEARYALVGGYAIAAHGFVRFSEDIDILVDPAPDNTPSWVAALSRLPDAAAKELADDPDIFQREGNYAIRVNDEFTVDVLPAACGHSWRELSAYVEEVELEGVPLRVLSLEGLLLTKEGLRDRDRADAAVLKQAIAKIRARDTHE
- a CDS encoding thrombospondin type 3 repeat-containing protein — protein: MDGDGVGVGTDNCSPVFNPSQTDSDGDGVGDACDLPVPVDPPRPTLGSAPTERSTFVGSLTRAAKPRPTRPLRPRKRRRRCLRCATTQPSPARRCHSKHRRRLPDKEGAGRRAPARQRREHRPGGGSTDASADTYSFPGGAGTKKIYEPPILK
- a CDS encoding ATP-binding cassette domain-containing protein, whose amino-acid sequence is MSDRIYELRDVWKRFEETPVLSGVDLVLERGETLGLIGPSGSGKSVLLKCMIGLRSIDSGQLLFEGASVPDMSPDEQTRMRGRVGFLFQAGALFDSMTVRGNLEYSLRERFFDRISEQELRQRADWALEAVGLSPSEGDTMPADLSGGMQKRVGIARTIITRPEVVLLDEPTQGLDPPNAHRISDLIVDLRARLGLTALIVAHDLRTVFTVCDRVAFLDAGRIQQTGAPAELVESDNPAVRDFVIGHPPEEELDPRVSQPPEPWT